AGAATGACCGGTCCGGCCATGGAAATAGCCGTTTTGGCGCCCATTGTCCTCTTGGCCTATACGGCCCAGGCCCTCACCGGGTTCGGCGCCTCGCTCATCGCCGTCACCCTGGGCGCCCACTTCATGGGCGTGGACCGGCTAGTGCCCGTGCTGATCCCCCTGACCGTGGCGGCCACAGGCGCCATCGCCTGGAAGGAGCGCGCCCACATTGATCGCAGGCTCCTCATAAAACGCGTCTATCCTTTTATGGGGATGGGGGTGATTGCGGGATTGCTGTTGTACGAAATCCTCAAAAACGCCGCGCCTGAATGGCTCCTGGGACTGATCGTCGTGGGATTCGCCTCCCGTCAGCTTTGGGGGCATTTGCGGGGCAAAGAGGGGAATTTCACCATGTCTCGTCCGGCCTCCTTTCTCCTTTTGATCATGGCCGGAATCGCCCAGGCCTTTTACACCACGGGCGGCCCGTTCATCACATACGCCTTCATGGGGGAGCGTTTGCCCAAGGCGGCCTTCCGGGCCACCTTGTGCACGGTATGGTTCAGCTTCAACACTTTTTTGGTCCTGGCATTTTTTTTGAACGGTCGGTTGAACCTGGACGCCCTTCAAATCACCCTTCCCTTGTTCCTGGCCCTGCCTGCGGCGTTTTTTCTGGGAGATCGCTTGCATACTTTGGTGAGCGAAAAATCCTTTCAAATTATTACAAGCATTCTCCTGATCCTGTCAGGTTTTCCTCTGGTATTAGGCAGTTGCTGAGCTTCCTTGCAAAGAGGAATTCAGAGTCAATACCATCATCAGCGAATATTCCCCTCTTTTTCAAAAAAATATTATCCCAATAAATCAATTTTCATGGTCCTATTTTGTTATAAAAACAAAATACAGTTGCCGTTTCGGCTGCTGCTTGGTATGCTGCTGTCATTGCATGTCGGTTATGCATTAATCCAGCCTTCATTTGAGAGTTTAGTATCATGATTATACCTTTCCAAACCTGTTCAATATCCCAATTCATGCCCTCATCCTACCCGGGCTTGATCAAGACAACTTGCGGGTGTTTCACCAGGCAGGATTTTAACGTTCCACATTGAGGAGGAGTTATGACGATGAAGAAAGTTGCTGCATTGTTG
The Desulfatibacillum aliphaticivorans DSM 15576 DNA segment above includes these coding regions:
- a CDS encoding sulfite exporter TauE/SafE family protein, with the protein product MTGPAMEIAVLAPIVLLAYTAQALTGFGASLIAVTLGAHFMGVDRLVPVLIPLTVAATGAIAWKERAHIDRRLLIKRVYPFMGMGVIAGLLLYEILKNAAPEWLLGLIVVGFASRQLWGHLRGKEGNFTMSRPASFLLLIMAGIAQAFYTTGGPFITYAFMGERLPKAAFRATLCTVWFSFNTFLVLAFFLNGRLNLDALQITLPLFLALPAAFFLGDRLHTLVSEKSFQIITSILLILSGFPLVLGSC